Part of the Dermatophilus congolensis genome is shown below.
GGTCCAGGAGGCGGCGATGTCTTCGGCGGTGATGGGGGTTCCGTCGGCGAATTGGGCGCGGGGGTCGATTTTGGCGGTCCAGGTGGTGTGGTTGCTGGTGGTCATGGTGTTGGCGAGGCCGGGGACTGCTTTTCCTTTGGGGTCGATGGAGTAGAGACCGCGGTAGATGAGTTGGGCGATGCGGCGGGTGGCGTCGTCGGTGATGTCGGCGGGGAAGAGTGAGGGGCCTGCGGCGCGGGTGTTGGTGCGGATGGGTGTTTCGGGGGCTACTGGTGGTGGTGTGATGGGGGGTTGTGAGGGTGCGGTGGGGGTGGGGCTGGGGTGGGTGCAGGCGGTGGTGAGTAGGGTGCATGCGAGCGTGACGAGGATCCGCCGGTGTGCGCGGCGGCGGGTGTGGGGTGTTGGGATGGAACTGGGTCGTTCTTGTGTGTTCCCCCGGTTTCGCATGTAGCCACCTTGCCACGGGTGGGGTGGTGGAGGTGGAGGGCGGGGTGTTGTTGGTGGAGTCTGCGAAGGGCCGGTGGCGCGGATAGACTGGTGGGCCGAGAGTTATTCGGACATCATTTTCGAAGAGAGAGTCGACTTACGTGGCAACGACGAACGATCTGAAAAACGGCATGGTGCTGGTGTTGGACAACCAGTTGTGGACTGTTATTGAGTTCCAGCACGTGAAGCCGGGTAAGGGTCCGGCTTTTGTCCGTACCAAGCTCAAGAGTGTGACGAGCGGTAAGACGGTCGATAAGACGTTTAACGCTGGCACGAAGGTCGAGACCAGCAATGTCGACAAGCGCTCGATGCAGTACTTGTACAAGGACGGCGACGACTACGTTTTCATGGATGGGAAAACGTATGACCAGTTGACGGTGCCGGGCAGCGTTGTTGGTGACGCGGCGAAGTACATGTTGGAGAACATGGAAGCCACGGTTGCTACGCATGAGGGTTCGGTGTTGTTTATTGAGCTTCCTGCGTCGGTGGAGTTGGAGATCACGTATACGGAGCCGGGTTTGCAGGGCGACCGGTCCACTGGTGGGACTAAGCCTGCGACGTTGGAGACGGGTGCTGAGATTCAGGTGCCGTTGTTCCTGGAGACCGGTACTCGTGTCAAGGTCGATACGCGTGATGGCTCGTACTTGAGCCGTGTGAACTGATGTCGCAGAGCTCTTCGGAGTCTGTTCGCAGTGGTTCGGGGGCGGGTAAGCGTTCTCGTTCGGGTAAGCCTGGCCAGGGGTCGGGTACGTCTGCGCGCAGTAAGGCTCGTCGTGAGGCTTTGGATATTTTGTTTGAGGCTGAGCAGCGGGGTAAGCGTCCGTTGGAGATGCTGGCTGAGCGGGTGGCGCATCCGGCGCGGGTGAATCCTCCGCGTGCGTTTGCGGCGCAGATCGTCGAGGGTGTGGCTGATCATTGGGCTGCTATCGATGATGCTATTTCGACGTATTCGCAGGGTTGGGCGTTGGATCGTCTTCCGGCGGTTGATCGTGCTGCGTTGCGGGTCGGGACGTGGGAGGTTCTGTACCACGATGAGACACCTGATGGTGTTGCCGTGGCGGAGGCTGTTGCGTTGGTGGCTGATTTGTCGACGGATTCGTCTCCGAGCTTCGTGAATGGTTTGTTGAGTCGTATCGTCGAGGTGAAGTCCACGTTGATGTGATCAGCGTGGTGTGTCAGGAGGGGCGTGCGCTGGTGGTGCATGCCCCTCCTGGCGTGTGCTGGTGATGTTGCAGGTGGATGTGTTGGTGATGTTGCGCTCGTAGGATTGCGGAATTGTGTTGCCGCGGCAGTGTTCTTTGAGGGTTGTTGTGGTGTGGGCGTGGTCAGGATTGCGGGGAGGTTGCCCAGGTGGATATTCGTCAGTTGCGCTATTTCCTTGCTGTGAGTGAGCGCAAGTCGTTGTCGAGTGCGGCGCGTAATTTGTATGTCACTCAGCCGACGTTGACGGTAGCAATGAAGAAGTTGGAGACGGATGTGCGGGCGAGGTTGTTTGTTCGTACTCCGGGGTCGGGGTATGAGCTGACGGAGGCGGGGCGGCGTTTGTATGAGGAGGGGTCGGAGATTGTGCGGCGGGTGGATGCGGTGGTGGATGAGATTCGGGCGATGGGGCAGCAGTCGCGTCCGCAGCTGCGGGTGGGGTTGACGGTGTTGTTTGCGGTGCAGCATATGCCGGCGATTTCGGCGTTTATTGCGGGGCACACCGATGTTGAAGTGACGTTGGTGCAGAGCGGTTCGATGCAGTTGCAGAAGGCTTTGGTGGCTGATGAGATCGATGTGGCGATTGTGAGTCACCCGATTGTGGAGCCGGAGATTACTGTGTTGTCTTTGCCTGAGGGGGCGGGGTCGTACAGGGTATCGGCGGTGATGCGTTCAGATAATCCGTTGGCGGGGCGGGAGTCGGTGACGTTTGCGCAGCTGCGTTCGGAGCGGTTTTGTGCGTTGTCGGAGCGGTTTGTGTTGGGGCGGGTGTTGCGTTCGCGTGCTGCGGAGGTGGGGTTTACACCTGCGGTGGTGTTGCAGGATGACAGTTGGGAGGTGCTGTTGAATGCGGTGCGTTCGTTGAATGCGGTGGCGTTGTTGCCTTCTGAAGTGGAGAAGATGTCGGTGGTTGAGGGGTTGTCGTGGGTGCCGTTGGACGATAAGGCAAACCGTTTTCCGATTGGTATTGCGACTCATGGCGCAGCGCAGCGCAATGGGGTGGTGGATGAGTTTGTCACGATGATTCGTCAGTGTGGGCGTTCGGCTGTGCTGCGCTCGGGGGTGGGGGATGAGGTTACGGGGTGAGGGTGTGGGCGTGTTCTTCGCCGTTGAGTACGCGTAGGGCTCCGGCAGCGAGGGCGGCCATTTCTGCTTCGCCGGGGTAGGGGTGTAGTGGGGCGATGAATGCGGTGCGTTCGGCGACGAGTGTGCACAGGCGGTTGGAGTGGGCCATGCCTCCGGTGAGGATGATGGCGTCGACGAAGCCTTTCATGGTGGTGGCTAGGCATCCGATTGCTTTGGCGATGTTCAATGCCATGGCTTCGAGGATGAGGGCGGCGTGGGTGTCGCCGTTGTCGATGCGGTCTTCGAGGACGCGTAGGTCGGTGGTGTCGGCGTGGGAGCGTAGTCCGGCTCGGGAGCGGACGAGTTGGGTGAATTCTTCGACGCTCATGGTGTTCAGGAGGGTGGTGACGGTTTTGAGGGGAAGGCCGCCGGAGCGTTCGGCGGAGAATTGGATTTCGTCGTCGGAGATGAAGTCGATGACGGTGCCGTGTTGGTGGGCGCTGGCGGAGCTGCCGCCGCCGATGTGGACGACGATGATGTCGCTGTTGGGGTAGCCCTTGCCGAGTTTGTTGGCCAGGTCGATGGCTACGGCGCGCATGTTGAGGTGGTGGCCGATGCTTTCGCGGTGGATTCCTGCGATGCCGGTGATGCGGGCGACGTCGGATATTTCGTCGACGGTGACGGGGTCGTAGACGTAGGCGGGGGCGTGGGGGATACCGAAGGCGGCTGCCATGATGCGGGCGAGGGGGCCGCCGAGGTTGGAGGCGTGTTGGAGGGTGGGGCGGTTGCGGACGATGTCTTCGAAGGTGTCGTCGACGGTGATGGCGCCGGGGGCGACGGGGCCGATGAGTCCGCCGCGGCCGACGACGGCGTCGAAGTTGTTTTCGCCGCGGTCGCGCAGGATTTTTTCGATGTCGTTGGCGCGGGTGTCGAGTTGGTCGATGACATGGGTGGTGTGTGCGAAGTGGTGGGGGTCGTAGGTGATTTCTTCGCGGAAGAGTTCGGTGGTGTTGTTGTAGACGGCGATTTTGGTGGAGGTTGCTCCGGGGTTGATAGCCAGGATGTGTTTCATGCGTGGTCTCCGAGGATGCGTGCTAGGGCGATGGAGAGGTATTTCTCTTGGGCGGATGAGCTACGTGAGACGAGGATGATGGGTACGGCGGCGCCTAGGACGAGTCCGGCCATGGTTCCGTTGCCGAACATGCTGAGGGATTTGGCTACGGCGTTGCCAGAGACGATGTCGGGGGCGAGGAGGATGGAGGCGTCGCCGCGGATGCGGCCTTTCCAGCCTTTTTCTTCTGCGTGGCTGGGCAGGAGTGCTAGGTCCAGGGATAGGGGTCCTTCGATGGTGATGTCGTTGGTGGCGTGGTTGGTGGTGAAGGTGGTTTGAAGTTCGGCGGAGGGTAGTCGGGGGATGGGGGTTTCGGCGGCTGAGAGCAGGGCGACTTTGGGGTGAGGCTGGCCTAGGAGTCGCATGATGTGGACGGCGTGGTTGATCAGGGGCATCATGTCTTCTTCGCGGGGGACGGTGACCATGCCGCCATCGGTGATGGCGATGATGCGTCCGACGGTGGGGTTGTCGACGAGCATGACGTGGGATAGCAGGGGGCTGGTGCGGATGCCGGTTTCTCGGTCGACGACGGGTTTGAGGAATGTGCCGGTGGAGATGTGCCCTTTCATGAGGGCGTCGGCGTTGCCGGTGCGGGCTAGGCGGACGCCTTCGTTGGCGGCGTGGGTGTCCTCGGCGATGTCGATGAGGTCGTATTGGTCGGGGGTGAGGCGGTGGGCGAGTGTTTTTTCGATGCTGGTTGCCTCGTCGATGAGGGTGGGGTGGATGAGGTTTTTGTGGGTGGCTTGGATGATGCTGTCGAGAACGTGTTCGTCGGCTGCTTTGACGACGGCGACGCGGGCGGCGGGAGTGGTGCTGTCTTGGCTGATGTTGATGAGGTCGTTCATTGTGATCGACACGGGGTGAAGCTCCTTGTGAGTTGTGTGTCGTGTGTGGCTTTTACTGGTGGATGGGGCGCCCTAGCGCGATTTCTGCGGCGTCCATGATGGCTTCGGTGGTGGTGGGGTGGGCGTGGATGGTCAGGGCCATGTCTTCGAGGGTGATGAGGTTTTCTATGCCGAGGGTGACTTCGCCGATGAGTTCTGAGACGTTGGGGCCGACCATGTGGGCGCCGATGAGGCGTCCGGTGGTGGTTTCGGCGATGAGTCGGACGAATCCGGTGGGGTTGTTCATGGATAGGGCTCGTCCGTTGGCGGCCAGGGGGAAGGTTGCGCTGGTGGTTTCGATGCCTGCGGCGGTGGCGGTGTCCGCGGTGTGCCCGACGGTGGCGATTTCGGGGGTGGTGTAGCAGACGGTGGGCATGGCGGCGTAGTCGACTGCTGCGCTGGCGTCGCCGCTGAGCGCTTCAGCGGCGATTTTTGCTTCGTAGCTGGCTTTGTGCGCCAGGGGTGCGCCAGCGACGACGTCGCCGATGGCGAAGATGTGTGGGTATGAGGTGCGGCCTTGGTTATCGACGTTGATCAGGCCGTGCTCGTTCATGTCCAGGCCGATGGCATCTAGGCCGATGCCGTCGGTGTTGGGGGTGCGTCCTACTGTGACGACGGCGTAGTCGGCGGTGATTTCGGTGGTGGTGCCGTTGTGTTCGTAGGTGATGGTGACGCAGGTGTCGTTTTCGCTTCTTGCGGTGGCTTTAGCGCCGGTGATGATCTGGACGCCTTTGGCTTGCATGTGTTGTGTCACCGGTTGGGTGAGGTCGTGGTCGAATCCGTTCAGGACGCAGTCCATGCCTTCAAGGATGGTGACTTTGGTGCCGAAGTCGGCGTAGGCGCTGGCGAGTTCCATCCCGATGTAGCCTCCGCCAATCATGATGAGGGAGTTGGGGACCTGGGGAAGGTTGAGGGCGCCGGTGGAGTCTAGGACGCGTGGCCCGAAGGGGACGCTGCTGATTTCGATGGGGCGCGATCCGGTAGCGATGATGCAGTGTTTGAACCGGTAGGTCTGTCCGTAGACGTCGTCGAAGACGACGCGGATGTTGTGGTCGTCGATGAAGTGGGCTTCACCGGTGACCACTTCGACTTTGTTTTTTTTCAGTAGTCCAGCCACACCGCGGGTGAGTTTGCCGACGACCTGTTCGTTTTTCCAGCGTTGGGTGGCGGCGAAGTCCAAGGTGGTTTCGGTGTTGGTGACACCGAAAAGGTCGGGGGTGCGTGAGGCTGCGTAGTGGTGCCCGGCTTGGATGAGTGCTTTTGAGGGGATGCATCCGACGTTGAGGCAGGCTCCGCCGATGGCGTCGCGTTCAACGCACACCACGTTGTGACCGAGTTGGGCTGCACGGATGGCGGCTACGTATCCGCCGGGTCCTGAGCCGATGACGATGACGTCTGTTTCTGATGCGAAATCTCCGACAACCATGGTGTTCAGCTTTCGGCGAGGAGGAGGTCTGGGTTGTGTAGGAATTCTTTGAGGTCATTGAGTGCCTTTTGGGCGTCGACCCCGTCGATGAGGCGGTGATCGAAGGCGAAGGACAGTTTGCACACGGGGCGCAGAACGGGTTTGCCTTTTTTGTCGGGGAGAAATTCGTCCTCGAAGCGGCCGATGCCGAGGATGGCGGCTTCGGGGGCGTTGATGATGGGGGTGGACCACACGCCGCTGGTGGCGAAACCACCGACGTTGGTGACTGTCATGGATCCGCCACTCATGTCGGCGTTGGTGAGGGTGCCTGCTTTAGCGCGGTTGCTGAGTTCGGTGATTTCTCGGGCGATGTCGAAGAGGGATTTTCGGTCTGCGTCTTTGATGATGGGAACGAATAGGCCACGGTCGGTGTTGGTGGCGACACCGATGTTGAAGGTGTCGTAGTAGATGAATTCGCCAGCTGCCATGTCGACGCGGCCGTTCATGAGGGGGTTTTTCTTGAGCATGGCCACGCATGCTTTAACGATGTAGGGCGTGTAGGTGAGTTTTGCTTTGCGGGTGGCTGCGGTGTCTTTGAGCCGGTTGCGGTGGGCCACGAGTGCGGATACTTCGACTCGGTCGAGGATGGTGACTACCGGCACTGTGGTCACTACTTCGGTGAGTGCGCGGGCTGCGGCTTTGCGGATTGCGGACATTTTTTCGCGGCGTTGCCCGCTGCTGACAGTGGCGGGCAGTGGTGTCGATTCTGCCGCTGGGGTGCTTTTTTCTTTGGTGGTTGGTGCCGGGGTGGCTGGTTGTATGGAGGCACCGTTGGCTAGGTAGGCGTCGATGTCTTCGCGGGTGATTTTGCCGTGGTTTCCACTTCCGGTGATGCAGGTCAGGTCGACGCCTTTGGAGCGGGCGTAGCGGCGCACTCCGGGTACTGCCAGGGTGCGTATGTCTACGCTGCTGGTGGTGGCACTCGCCGGTGGTCGGGGCGTGGTTGTGGTTGGGGTGGTTGCGGGGGTGGGGGTTCCTGAGGTGGGGGTGTTGTCGTTGGTGAGGATGTCGGCGATGACGCTGCCGACGAGTGCTTTTTGTCCTTGGGGTACGTGGAGTTTGGTGATGGTGCCGGTGACGGGGCAGGGCAGTTCAGCGACGACTTTGTCTGATTCGACTTCGACGAGGATGGAGTCTTCGGTGATGGTGTCGCCTTCGGCGACGAACCATTTGGTGATTTCGGTTTCGTGGGTGCCTTCGCCGATGTCGGGCATGGTGAATTGGTACATCGGTTCTCCTCAGAACTGGACGGTTTTGCGGGCCGTTTCGACGATGTCGGCGGCGTTGGGCATCCAGATGGATTCGGCCATGCCGAAGGGGAAGGTGGTGTCGGGGGCGGTGACTCGGCCAACGGGCGCGTCGAGTGTCATGAAGGCGCGTTCGGTGATTTCGCTGATGAGTTGTCCGGTGATGCCGCTTTGGCGTTGTGCTTCTTGGCAGGCGATGGCGCGGTGGGTTTTTTCTACTGATTCCAGGACGGTGTGCATGTCGATGGGGGAGACGGTGCGTAGGTCGATCACTTCGGCGTTGATGCCTTCGTTGGCGAGGGTGGTTGCTGCGTTGAGGGCTTCGTGGACCATGAGGCCGTAGGCGATGATGCTGATGTCGGTGCCTTCACGCACGATGTTGGCTTTGTCTAGGGGGACGGTGTAGTGGCCGTCGGGGACTTCGCCTTTGACGGTGCGGTACATGCGGAGGTGTTCGAGGAAAAAGACGGGGTCGTTGTCTTCGATGGCGGAGATCATGAGGCCTTTGGCGTCGTAGGCGGTGGCGGGGATGACGACGCGTAGGCCGGGGATGTGGGACAGGAGTCCTTCGATGTTGTCTGAGTGCAGTTCGGGGGTGTGTACTCCGCCGCCGAAGGGGGCTCGGATGGCCATGGGCATGGAGCGGGTGCCGCCGTAGCGGTAGCGGAATCGGGCGATTTGTCCGGCGATGGCGTCCATGGCTTCGAAGACGAATCCGCCGAATTGGAGTTCGGGTAGGGGGCGCCAGCCTTCGTTGGCGAGGCCGAGGGCCAGGCCCATGATTCCAGATTCGGCGAGGGGGGTGTTGAATACGCGGTCTTGGCCGTAGGTGGCTTGGAGGCCGTCGGTGATGCGGAAAACGCCGCCGTTGTGGCCGACGTCTTCGCCGAAGATGAGGGTGGTGGGGTCTTGGGCGAGTTTGAGGTCTAGGGCGGCGGTGATGGCTTGGGCGAGGGTCAGTTCAGCCATGATCAGTTGTTCTCCTTGGCTTGGTAGACCGCGATTTGTTCGGTGATGTTCTGGGGTGGGTTTTCGTACATGTTGGTCAGGAAGGTGCTGACTTTTTGGGCGGGGATTTTTCCCATGTCGGTGATGGCTTGTTTGACTTCGGCTTTGACTTGTTCGTCGATGTGGTGGGCCATGTCCTCGTTCCAGAGGTTTTTGCTGGTGAGATGGGTGGCTAGGCGGGTGACGGCGCTGCGGGAGATCCACATGTCGACTTCGTCGTCTTCGCGGTAGCGTTTGGGGTCATCGGACATGGTGTGGGCGCCGGTGCGGTAGGTGAGGGCTTCGATGAGGACGGGCCCGTTTCCTGCTAGTGCGTATTCGCGGGCTTGTTTGACGGCTAGGTAGAGGGCGATGGGGTCGTTGCCGTCGATGCGTAGGGAGGGGATGCCTGCGGCGACGCCTTTTTGGGCGATGGTGGCGGCGGCGGTTTGTTGGGTCAGGGGGGTGGAGATGGCCCATTGGTTGTTTTGGACCACGACGATCAGTGGTGCTTTGTAGATGCCGGCGAAGTTGAGTCCTTCGTAGAAGTCGCCTTGGGAGGTGGCTCCGTCACCGCAGTAGGCCATGACAACGTGGTTGTCGCCTTTTTTCTTTTTTCCTAGGGCTACTCCGGCGGCGTGGGGGATGGATCCGCCGACGATGACTTGAGGTGTCCAGGCTTGGAATTCGGGTTTGTAGGTGTTGCCTTCGACGTGTCCGCGCCACCAGAGGAATGCTTTCCACATGGGCAGGCCGTGTTTGATGAGGGGGGCGATGTCTCGGTAGGTGGGGACGAGGAAGTCGCCTTTGTCGAGGGCGGCGAGTGTGGCGAATTGGCTGGCTTCTTGGCCGCCGCCGGGGGCGTAGTTGGCTAGGGTTCCTTGCCGGTTGAGCATGGTGATGCGCACGTCGAATGTTTTGGCCCATTGCAGGTCTTTCATGAGCTGCACGAGGGTGTTGTCGTCGATTTTTTGCGCGGCTTGGGGGTCGACGATGGTGCCGGTTTCGTCGAGCACTTGGATGATGGGGAAGTCTTCGGCGTAGGTGGTGACCAGGTGGGCCAAGTCGATGTTGGTCAGGGAGTGGGTGGTTGTCATGGGCTGCGCATCTCCTGCTTGTCGAGCGACCTTGTCAAGCACTGTATGAGCAGGGGACGTGGCTGATCCTGGGTTGGGGCGAGGAGTTTATAGCGGTGTTTTATGTACCTATGAGTCTGGGCGTGGGCATGAGTGCGGCCGGGTAGGTGAGTTCAGGACTTGCCTACCCGGCCGTGGTGGTTGCTGGGTTAGTTGCTGCGGTGGGCTTGGTAGTACTCGATGAGGGATTTGGTGGAGGAGTCTTGGTCGGCGAGGGCTTGGGCATCGCCGCCGACGGCGGGGGTGATTTGGGTGGCGAGTTGTTTGCCGAGTTCTACTCCCCATTGGTCGAAGGAGTCGATGCCCCAGACGATTCCTTGGGTGAAGGTGATGTGTTCGTAGAGTGCGATGAGTTGGCCTAGGACGCTGGGGGTCAGGGCGGGGGCCATGATGGAGGTGGTGGGTTTGTTCCCGGTGAATACGCGTGCCGGGACGATGTTTTCGGCGGTTCCTTCGGCGCGGACTTCGTCGGCGGTTTTACCGAAGGCGAGGGCTTTGGTTTGGGCGAAGAAGTTGGCGAGGAAGAGTTCGTGGACGTCTGCGCCTGCAGCGGTGCTGTCTTTGAGGGGGTGTGCGGGGGTGGCGACGGCGATGAAGTCGGCGGGGATGAGTTGGGTGCCTTGGTGGATGAGTTGGTAGAAGGCGTGTTGTCCGTTGGTGCCGGGTTCGCCCCAGAACACTTCGCCGGTTTCGGTGGTGACGGGGGTGCCATCCCAGCGCACAGATTTTCCGTTGGATTCCATGGTGAGTTGTTGCAGGTATGCGGGGAATCGGTGGAGGTATTGGGCGTAGGGAAGGACGGCGTGAGTGCTGGCGCCGAGGAAGTTGCGGTACCAGATGTTCAGCAGTCCCATGAGGGCTGGGACGTTGCTGGCTAGGGGGGTGGTGCGGAAGTGTTCGTCGATGGCGTGGAATCCGGCGAGGAAGTCACGGAAGTTGTCTGGCCCTAGGGCGATGGCTAGGGCGGTGCCGACTGCGGAGTCGACGGAGTAGCGGCCGCCGACCCAGTCCCAGAATCCGAAGGCGTTGTTGGGGTCGATCCCGAAGGCGCTGACTTTGTCCAGGGCGGTGGAGACGGCGACGAAGTGTTTGGCGACGGCTTCGGAGCGGGAGTTCTCGGAGCCGTCGATGGCGCCGTTGGTGGTGAGGGTGTCAAGGAGCCAGGTTTTGGCTAGGCGGGCGTTGGTGAGGGTTTCGAGGGTGGTGAATGTTTTTGAGGCGACGATGATGAGGGTGGTTTCGGGGTCGAGGTCGTGGAGTTTTTCGGCGCCGTCGGTGGGGTCAATGTTGGAGATGAAGCGGCAGGTGAGGCCTTTTTGGGTATAGGGCAGGAGGGCTTCGTAGGCCATGACGGGGCCGAGGTCAGAGCCTCCGATGCCGATGTTGATGACTGTTTCGATGCGTTTGCCGGTGACGCCTTTCCAATCACCGGAACGGACTTTGTCGGCGAATGCGTAGACGCGTTCGAGGGTGTCATGGACATCGGCGGTGACGTTTTGGCCATCCACGGTGAGGCTGGTGGTGGCGGGGGCGCGTAGGGCGGTGTGTAGGACTGCTCTGTCTTCGGTGATGTTGATGTGTTCGCCTGCGAACATGGCGTCGCGTCGTTCGGTGAGGTTGACCTGTTCGGCGAGGTGGATCAGGGCGGTGAGGATTTCGTCGGTGATGATGTTTTTGGATAGGTCGACGTGTAGGTCGGCGGCGTGGAAGGTGAAGCGTTTGGCGCGGTTGGGGTCGTGTGCGAACCAGGCGCGTAGGTCGGGGGTTGTTGTTTCCTTGAGCGTGGTCAGCTCGGCCCAGGCTGTGGTTGCGGTTGCGTCAACGGGGGTGGTCATGCTGTGCACCTTCCGGTCGTTTCGTTCGTCGGTGCCCAATCGGCCGCTCGAAACGGTGTGAGAGGTCGGGGGCGTGAGCCGCGCATAGATGTGGCTGCTCTCGTTCTCCAGCCTAGTTGCAGGACAGGGAAAGTTACTGAAGTGCTTCGGGGGATTGAGCAGGAGGATGGCCTGCCGGTCTGCCGCGCTGAGGTAGACGTTGCGGCGTGGCTGTTCATCCGGCGCCCAGAAGGCTTCTCGTTCCGTTACCCCCGAGATCACCGCGGTGGGTATACCCGGCTGCTTCCAGCTTGTCGATCGCGGCAGGAATCTCCTCGTCGCTAGCGACGAGGATGTCGATGTCCAGGGTAGGTTTGGCGGCCTGGCACGGACGTGGATCCCACGTGCTCGATGGCTTCCACTTGCACCCCGGTCAGCGTGGCAGCGAGGTCGGCAGCAACCTGCTTGAACTGCTCAGCCCATCGCGGGTCAGCTGTTACGACTATCACGCTCATGTCCCCGAGTTTCCCACGTGCGCCGTCCTGTTAGCGCAGCCTGAGCAGGCCTGACCTCGACTGCGACGTGACGCCAGGTGTGTGGCGTGATTTGCGCCCAGAGATGCCCCATGCACATGTATGGTGGCCTCGTTGACAACCCGTTAACTGACATCCTTTAAAGACCGTCCCGTGAGGCGGGTAAGGAGGTCTGTTCGCCATGGCGTCAGACAACAAGCATGCCCTGAAACAGGGTGAATCAGATCCGGCTATCGCCGAGACATTCCGCACAGTTCTTGGGCCAGATGAAATCGCCCGCGCTTTGCGCCGCATGGCCCACGAAGTCCTCGAAGCAAACAAAGGTAGTGAGGACCTCATCGTTCTCGGTATCCGCACTCGCGGAGTTCCTTTGGCTTGCAGGCTAGCCACGTTGATGACTGAGGTTGAAGGCCGCCCAGTCACAGTGGGCAACCTGGACATCACGCTCTACCGCGACGATCTGCGCAGCAACCCGACTCGCTCCCTAGAGGGCACGTCGATCCCCACCGGAGGTATCGATGACAAAGTCGTGGTTCTCGTAGACGACGTTCTCTACTCGGGCCGTACCATCCGTGCAGCTCTGGATGCGCTCAATGACTTGGGGCGGCCTCGCGCAGTCCGCTTGGCAGTCCTGGTGGACCGTGGCCACCGTGAGCTGCCCATTCGGGCAGACATCGTTGGTAAGAACCTGCCCACCTCCAGCAAAGAACGCGTTGCCGTGACGGTCTCAGAAACCGATGGGATCGATGAGGTCCGCATCTACGGAGGCGAGGCCTGATGCAACTGCCACACTTGCTCGACACCGAGGGTTTAAGCCGTCAGACCATCACGACCATCCTCGACACTGCCGAGGAGATGGCGCAGGTGCAGCAGCGGGAAGTGAAAAAACTTCCGGCACTGCGTGGACGCACCATCGTCAACATGTTCTTCGAGGACTCCACACGTACGCGGCTGTCTTTTGACCTTGCCGCTAAGCGCCTGTCCGCAGACACGATGGCTTTCACCGCCAAGGGCAGCTCTACTTCCAAAGGCGAGTCACTGCGCGACACGGTTCTTACCCTTAAAGCGATGGGTGTCGATGGGTTTGTCATTCGTCACTCCGTCTCCGGGGCACCCAAACTCGCGATGGAATGGAGCGGCCTGCCGGTTCTGAACGCTGGTGATGGGCGCCACGCTCACCCCACCCAAGCACTGCTCGACGCATTCGCGATGCGGCGAGCCTTGGGCGACTTGGAAGGCAAGC
Proteins encoded:
- the efp gene encoding elongation factor P, which encodes MATTNDLKNGMVLVLDNQLWTVIEFQHVKPGKGPAFVRTKLKSVTSGKTVDKTFNAGTKVETSNVDKRSMQYLYKDGDDYVFMDGKTYDQLTVPGSVVGDAAKYMLENMEATVATHEGSVLFIELPASVELEITYTEPGLQGDRSTGGTKPATLETGAEIQVPLFLETGTRVKVDTRDGSYLSRVN
- the nusB gene encoding transcription antitermination factor NusB, whose translation is MSQSSSESVRSGSGAGKRSRSGKPGQGSGTSARSKARREALDILFEAEQRGKRPLEMLAERVAHPARVNPPRAFAAQIVEGVADHWAAIDDAISTYSQGWALDRLPAVDRAALRVGTWEVLYHDETPDGVAVAEAVALVADLSTDSSPSFVNGLLSRIVEVKSTLM
- a CDS encoding LysR family transcriptional regulator, coding for MDIRQLRYFLAVSERKSLSSAARNLYVTQPTLTVAMKKLETDVRARLFVRTPGSGYELTEAGRRLYEEGSEIVRRVDAVVDEIRAMGQQSRPQLRVGLTVLFAVQHMPAISAFIAGHTDVEVTLVQSGSMQLQKALVADEIDVAIVSHPIVEPEITVLSLPEGAGSYRVSAVMRSDNPLAGRESVTFAQLRSERFCALSERFVLGRVLRSRAAEVGFTPAVVLQDDSWEVLLNAVRSLNAVALLPSEVEKMSVVEGLSWVPLDDKANRFPIGIATHGAAQRNGVVDEFVTMIRQCGRSAVLRSGVGDEVTG
- the buk gene encoding butyrate kinase; this encodes MKHILAINPGATSTKIAVYNNTTELFREEITYDPHHFAHTTHVIDQLDTRANDIEKILRDRGENNFDAVVGRGGLIGPVAPGAITVDDTFEDIVRNRPTLQHASNLGGPLARIMAAAFGIPHAPAYVYDPVTVDEISDVARITGIAGIHRESIGHHLNMRAVAIDLANKLGKGYPNSDIIVVHIGGGSSASAHQHGTVIDFISDDEIQFSAERSGGLPLKTVTTLLNTMSVEEFTQLVRSRAGLRSHADTTDLRVLEDRIDNGDTHAALILEAMALNIAKAIGCLATTMKGFVDAIILTGGMAHSNRLCTLVAERTAFIAPLHPYPGEAEMAALAAGALRVLNGEEHAHTLTP
- a CDS encoding phosphate acyltransferase is translated as MSITMNDLINISQDSTTPAARVAVVKAADEHVLDSIIQATHKNLIHPTLIDEATSIEKTLAHRLTPDQYDLIDIAEDTHAANEGVRLARTGNADALMKGHISTGTFLKPVVDRETGIRTSPLLSHVMLVDNPTVGRIIAITDGGMVTVPREEDMMPLINHAVHIMRLLGQPHPKVALLSAAETPIPRLPSAELQTTFTTNHATNDITIEGPLSLDLALLPSHAEEKGWKGRIRGDASILLAPDIVSGNAVAKSLSMFGNGTMAGLVLGAAVPIILVSRSSSAQEKYLSIALARILGDHA
- the lpdA gene encoding dihydrolipoyl dehydrogenase: MVVGDFASETDVIVIGSGPGGYVAAIRAAQLGHNVVCVERDAIGGACLNVGCIPSKALIQAGHHYAASRTPDLFGVTNTETTLDFAATQRWKNEQVVGKLTRGVAGLLKKNKVEVVTGEAHFIDDHNIRVVFDDVYGQTYRFKHCIIATGSRPIEISSVPFGPRVLDSTGALNLPQVPNSLIMIGGGYIGMELASAYADFGTKVTILEGMDCVLNGFDHDLTQPVTQHMQAKGVQIITGAKATARSENDTCVTITYEHNGTTTEITADYAVVTVGRTPNTDGIGLDAIGLDMNEHGLINVDNQGRTSYPHIFAIGDVVAGAPLAHKASYEAKIAAEALSGDASAAVDYAAMPTVCYTTPEIATVGHTADTATAAGIETTSATFPLAANGRALSMNNPTGFVRLIAETTTGRLIGAHMVGPNVSELIGEVTLGIENLITLEDMALTIHAHPTTTEAIMDAAEIALGRPIHQ
- a CDS encoding dihydrolipoamide acetyltransferase family protein, translating into MYQFTMPDIGEGTHETEITKWFVAEGDTITEDSILVEVESDKVVAELPCPVTGTITKLHVPQGQKALVGSVIADILTNDNTPTSGTPTPATTPTTTTPRPPASATTSSVDIRTLAVPGVRRYARSKGVDLTCITGSGNHGKITREDIDAYLANGASIQPATPAPTTKEKSTPAAESTPLPATVSSGQRREKMSAIRKAAARALTEVVTTVPVVTILDRVEVSALVAHRNRLKDTAATRKAKLTYTPYIVKACVAMLKKNPLMNGRVDMAAGEFIYYDTFNIGVATNTDRGLFVPIIKDADRKSLFDIAREITELSNRAKAGTLTNADMSGGSMTVTNVGGFATSGVWSTPIINAPEAAILGIGRFEDEFLPDKKGKPVLRPVCKLSFAFDHRLIDGVDAQKALNDLKEFLHNPDLLLAES